A window of Octopus sinensis linkage group LG29, ASM634580v1, whole genome shotgun sequence contains these coding sequences:
- the LOC115226163 gene encoding serine/threonine-protein phosphatase 5 produces MPVHDVNITDEDKMKAEEMKEKANVFFKNEDYNQAVTFYSQAVDLNPHVAAYYGNRCLAYIRLECFGYALQDANKALEVDPLYVKAYYRRASANMALGKFKLAQKDFEAVVKVRPNDKDAKTKYQECRKIVQRKAFEKAISGEEPKSLAEQIDIESMTIEDDYDGPELEQGKVTLKFVKYLMDTFKKQKKLHRKYAYKILVDVKDLFCRLTSLVHIDVPDGKKFTICGDIHGQFYDLMNIFELNGIPSETNPYLFNGDFVDRGSFSVECIFTLFSFKLLYPDHFHMSRGNHESSTMNQMYGFEGEVKTKYTQQMVDLFTEVFNWIPLCHCINNKVLVMHGGLFEDDNVTLEDISKVDRNRQPPESGIMCELLWSDPQTQCGRNPSKRGVGIQFGPDVTKKFLQRNKLDYVIRSHEVKNEGYEIQHEGKCITVFSAPNYCDTMGNKGAFITLKGGDLKPKYTSYEAVPHPEVKPMAYASPLFGLF; encoded by the coding sequence ATGCCGGTGCACGATGTTAATATCACGGACGAGGATAAAATGAAGGCGGAAGAGATGAAGGAGAAGGCGAACGTGTTCTTCAAGAACGAAGACTACAACCAGGCGGTCACCTTTTACTCGCAAGCCGTCGATTTGAACCCTCACGTTGCCGCCTACTACGGCAACCGATGCCTGGCCTACATCAGGCTCGAATGCTTCGGCTACGCCCTGCAGGACGCCAACAAGGCCCTGGAAGTGGACCCGCTCTACGTGAAGGCCTACTACAGGAGGGCGTCGGCCAATATGGCCCTGGGCAAGTTCAAGCTGGCGCAGAAGGACTTCGAAGCCGTCGTCAAAGTGCGGCCGAACGACAAAGACGCCAAGACGAAGTACCAAGAGTGCAGGAAGATCGTGCAGAGGAAGGCCTTCGAGAAGGCCATCTCTGGAGAGGAGCCGAAGAGCCTGGCCGAACAGATCGACATCGAATCGATGACGATCGAGGATGATTATGATGGACCGGAGCTTGAACAAGGTAAAGTGACCTTGAAGTTCGTTAAATACCTCATGGACACTTTTAAAAAGCAGAAGAAACTTCACAGAAAATACGCTTACAAGATCCTGGTCGACGTGAAGGACCTCTTCTGTCGGCTCACTTCCCTTGTTCACATCGATGTCCCGGACGGAAAGAAGTTCACCATTTGTGGTGACATACACGGTCAGTTTTACGATTTGATGAACATTTTTGAGTTAAATGGCATTCCATCTGAAACGAACCCTTATCTTTTTAACGGGGATTTCGTTGACCGGGGCTCGTTTTCCGTGGAGTGCATTTTCACTTTGTTCAGTTTTAAATTGCTTTACCCCGATCACTTCCACATGTCCCGGGGGAACCACGAGAGCTCGACCATGAACCAAATGTACGGCTTCGAAGGCGAAGTGAAGACGAAATACACACAGCAAATGGTGGATTTGTTTACCGAGGTCTTCAACTGGATTCCCCTGTGCCATTGTATCAACAACAAGGTGTTGGTGATGCACGGAGGCCTGTTCGAGGATGACAATGTTACGTTGGAAGATATAAGCAaagtagacagaaacagacagcCGCCGGAAAGCGGCATTATGTGCGAACTGTTGTGGTCGGACCCTCAGACGCAGTGCGGCCGCAACCCCAGCAAACGAGGGGTCGGCATCCAATTCGGGCCCGACGTCACCAAAAAATTCTTGCAGCGAAACAAACTGGACTATGTTATACGCAGCCACGAGGTGAAAAACGAAGGCTATGAGATACAACACGAGGGGAAATGCATAACAGTTTTTTCAGCCCCGAATTACTGTGATACAATGGGGAATAAGGGTGCATTTATCACGCTCAAAGGGGGCGACCTGAAACCGAAGTACACCAGCTACGAAGCAGTACCTCACCCAGAAGTAAAGCCCATGGCATACGCAAGCCCACTCTTTGGTTTATTCTAA
- the LOC115226102 gene encoding transmembrane emp24 domain-containing protein 2: protein MDTFFFFSLFVLSLLAALLPQSTLGYFVNIDAHAEECFFDKVVSGTKMSLMFEVAEGGFLDIDVKIYSPDGKVIHTGDRESNGKYTFAAHMDGTYKYCFSNKMSTMTPKVVMFSVDIGEKPKDTNNMDTDSHHSKLSGMIDELSTALTGVKHEQEYMEVRERIHRAINDNTNSRVVLWSFFEAVVLVIMTLGQVYYLKRFFEVRRVV from the exons ATGgatactttcttcttcttctccctgtTCGTGTTGTCGCTCCTTGCGGCCCTCCTGCCGCAGTCCACGCTCGGCTATTTCGTCAACATCGACGCCCATGCCGAAGAATGCTTCTTTGACAAAGTGGTGTCCGGCACCAAGATGAGCCTCATGTTTGAGGTGGCCGAAGGCGGATTCTTGGACATCGATGTCAAG aTCTACAGCCCTGACGGCAAAGTAATCCACACGGGTGACAGGGAGTCCAATGGCAAGTACACCTTTGCAGCACACATGGACGGCACCTACAAGTACTGCTTCAGCAACAAGATGTCTACGATGACCCCTAAAGTCGTGATGTTCAGTGTAGACATTGGTGAGAAGCCCAAGGACACAAACAACATGGACACCGATT cacaccaCAGTAAACTGTCTGGCATGATTGATGAGCTATCGACAGCCCTGACAGGTGTGAAACACGAACAGGAATACATGGAAGTCCGCGAGAGGATCCATCGAGCCA tcaACGACAACACCAATTCTCGGGTGGTGCTGTGGTCATTCTTCGAAGCCGTAGTCTTGGTCATAATGACCCTCGGTCAAGTCTATTATCTCAAAAGGTTCTTCGAGGTGCGGAGGGTCGTGTGA